The Suricata suricatta isolate VVHF042 chromosome 15, meerkat_22Aug2017_6uvM2_HiC, whole genome shotgun sequence genome includes the window CCCCCACACTCCCAGAGTTGGCTCTCCGGCCCGGCGAGGAGTATTAAGCCTAGGCGAGAGactggccctccctcccccaggccctcagTTCCCTCCTTATCACCGTTTGCTGTTATCTCGGCCCACAGCAGGGGATGAGAGAGCCAACCGGACGACGAGTGCTTATCCCTCCCTCCCGGATCACCACCCCATCACTAAAAATCAGACTTGGCATTAAAATGTTGTCTATTTCTTTACTGTTATCTTCCCCACTACCACCACCCAAAACTAGTAGGGTCTtgatttcttttccccaaaaagGTGCTATCTCATTCCCAGGCAGATGAGGGAGGACAGGACAGGCTGGGGCCACCGTTAGGTTCTCCCTCCCCCCGCGTGGAGTCAGGGAGAGGAAGTGACACatggtgatggatggatggatggaaggatggacggacagagagggtcagagaaagtggGATCAGGAAGGGGCTACTGCAAGCAAAGCCCCCACTCTTTCCAGCAGTGCCTCGGGGGGTAGGAGAGGCATGACCGACCCTGGGGGCCAGGGTGGTACCTAGCCAGGCCCCGGCCCTTCGTGGGGTAGTCCAATAAATTTCGCAGCTCCCGGTGGTACCTGGTGTTTCAAGGCTGCTGTGGCCGCAGGCACCTATGGGTCCTCTTGGCCTTGGGTGCCCAACCAGTCAGTGGTGGCAGGAAGAGGTAGGAGAGGAaagcagcccctgccctgggagcCTCACAGGCTGTACCAGGAGAGTAGCCAGCCTGGGCTGGAAGCAGTTGGATCCTGGGGGTGGCTGACCCACACATCGTAGATGCTTTTGTTGGGTGGCACCCCCTGGAAGAGGGCATCTAGATCCCAGAGCAGCCCTGGGGGAGCATGGGTTTCAGGGGCCACCCCCCAGTAGGCTGGGCTAGTAGAAGGTGGGCACTGGGGACAAGATGTNNNNNNNNNNNNNNNNNNNNNNNNNNNNNNNNNNNNNNNNNNNNNNNNNNNNNNNNNNNNNNNNNNNNNNNNNNNNNNNNNNNNNNNNNNNNNNNNNNNNGACCTGGGCTGCTCCGTGGCACCCCCTCCCTGGGGTCCCCTAGCAAAGACTTTATGCTGAAGCCTTCACTGGGCGCCTGCTGAGgactgggctggggctggggactggGCGGCCGGTAGGGCCAGCCATGCAGCACATAGGGGCCCAGGTCCTTGGCGAAGGCTCCCCGCACTCCCTTGCTCTGCCAGCGCCGGCAGAGGGCCGTGTTCTGCAGCCGCAGCGCCTCGGCCGGGATCAGGCTCACGTCGACTGCCCAGAAGTTGCCCTTGGCCTGGGGTTTCGAAGGATCTTTAGGcacctggagggggtggggaggcttgGGTAGGGCCGTCCGACCCCAGACACTCAGGATTTCCGCCCCAGCTGGCCCCTTGCCCTACCCCACCTTGCGGAAGCATCGGTTGGAGGAGAGATTGTGGCGGATTGAATCCTTCCAGCCCTCGTAGTCGTCCCTGAAGAAGGGGAATGCGGCCTGGACCTGACGGATGATCTGAAACCAGGGATGCGGGATCGGCGGGTGGGCCAGCGCCCGGAACCAGGCagcgctgcccctcccccacagccaggCTCAGGGGCGtcgccaccccccccccgcccccatcacaCAACACCTCTGCGctggagggagaaaaggaccAAGGGAAGGGTCCTGCCTGAGCACCTCAACTCTTCTCAACTCCTTCCCCTCTAGTGCCCAGGCTGGGACTGGCCCCACTGACTTAGCTGGGTAGGGCAAGGTGGGGTTGGAGGCCGGAGCCTGAGACTAGGAATGGGTGGGAGACGGGTCTGGCGAAAGGCCTGATCACCAAATTCGAGGGAAAATGGGGATCCCTCTCACCTGGGCCAGCTTCAGCCTGCGGGAGGGTGCAGCCTGGATCACCAAGGCAATCATGGCCAAGTAGGTGTAGGGGGGCTTGTCATGACGCAGgtatctcttcttcctcctcttgggGGGCTGAGATGACGACTCCGACCCAGGAAGCCCCTGGCGTGGATTGCTGCAGGGCCCCATGCAGGGGAGGCAAGCGATGTGGGCAGGGGTCTGGCCCCGTGGAAGGCAGAAGGCAATGGGGCAGTGTAGTGTGAGGCTGGGCTGAGGGCCTGAGGCCCGCGGGCCTGGCGGGCCAGACCCTTTATCATTCggatggaagggggaggggaggggaggcaaagggagggaggaatcggcgtgggggaggggagcatgcAGAAAGCTGCCACAATTAGCAGGTTTCGGTTAAtctggaagggaggggcagggaagattCCAGTGGGGGCTGCAGGCAGCCACCCGGAGCTTCATTCCTCACCCCTGGGCTGCCGTAAGCACCCAGTACAAGCTGGGAGGAAAAGCTTTTGGAAGGAGCCAGTGACCCATAGTCACTTTATCCTGTCTGTTTGGGTTGGCCCTCAGGTTCCCATTTAATAGCTGAGGGAGTTGATTTACCCAAAACTGACCTGTCAAGAATAGGTTGGGCCTGCCCAGAGTTCAAGGCTGAGCAGCTTCCAAGACCTAGATGATAGTCTggaagggcttcctggaggaaaccTCAGGAACAAAATAGGGATGTAGTTGATTCAAGAAATTTTCCCAGGGGCTGCTGCAGGGCCCCAGCTGATTCCCAAAGGTTTGGAGGTCCTTTCCCTACCTCCATGCTGCCTATTAACAGTGGCAGCTGACTGCACACCCCCTGGCCCTGGGTGAGCTGGACCTGCCTGGCCACAGAGGACTTCTTGGAGGCAGGCTTGCCTCCCTGCTCCTCTTTTGGTTTTCTGGGTCCAGTGCTCTGGAGGTTGCTATCTAGGAGGATGCCTCTTGTTCttctggggcacttgggcagtgcttctgtgtgtgtgtgtgtgtgtgtgtgtgtaggaagtTTCCTAGCTGGAGGGGATTACTGGACACCTCTTGGTCCTAGACCTTGAGGATACAGCTTCATGGGTCATAGTTCCTGACCAGGGGAGTGTGCAAGGACCACCTGGCTTCATCCTGGACAGGAGTGAGGGCAGGTGGATTGCATGAGAACACTGGAAGGGATTCCCAGAAAGCCAGAGGGCCCTGAAGTTAGTCTAGATACAAGATGTTCCCCAGGCAGGTGGGGACTTGCCTGAGTAGAGATGGGGGCACTCTAGGTAGGAGAGTGGAGGCTCAGGCTGGGGAGGTCAGAGGGCTCAGCACTTGCTGCTTGGGCCTGGCTAGAGGCTCTGAGGGTTTTAGCAGGTACAAGACTTGGCCTAGAAGCGCGGTCCCAGAAAAATGCCTCTGGCAGGTGCCCTGATACTGACTGATCCTCTTAACTCCCAAAccctattcttcttttcttttctaaatatctttaaaaaaaatatttatttatttttgagagagagagagagagggagagacagagcagagtggaaaggagcagaaagaaagggagacacagaatccaaagcagactctaggtctgagcggtcagcacagagtccaatgtagggcttgaactcacagagtacgagatcatgacctgagccgaag containing:
- the FOXH1 gene encoding forkhead box protein H1, with the translated sequence MGPCSNPRQGLPGSESSSQPPKRRKKRYLRHDKPPYTYLAMIALVIQAAPSRRLKLAQIIRQVQAAFPFFRDDYEGWKDSIRHNLSSNRCFRKVPKDPSKPQAKGNFWAVDVSLIPAEALRLQNTALCRRWQSKGVRGAFAKDLGPYVLHGWPYRPPSPQPQPSPQQAPSEGFSIKSLLGDPREGVPRSSPACPQCPPSTSPAYWGVAPETHAPPGLLWDLDALFQGVPPNKSIYDVWVSHPQDPTASSPGWLLSWYSL